The DNA segment CGCCTCCGTCATGAGCACATGGACCTCCGCGCCCAGCTTCACCAGCCGGGAGCAGATCTCCACCGCCTTGTAGGCGGCAATTCCGCCGCTGACCCCGAGCAGGACCGTCTTCCCTTGCAGCATCGCCGACCCTTCCTTTGCGGTCAACTTGCCGGAAACAGATCGAAGAGGGCGCCCGGGGCGGGCGCCCTCAACGGGCGGACAGGTAGGACTCAACCGAGCTGGGTGGGCTTGCCGCGCTCGAAGAAGAGCTTGCCGGCGCCCAACTCCTCCAGCGCTATGGTAACAGGCTTGTTGGACTGGGACTCGACCAGCTTCGGCTTGCCGTCCTGCAGGTCCCGCGCCCGGCGGGCCGCCAGGATCACAAGCGTGTACTTGGAGTCCACCAGATCCATCAGCTGATCAAGAGAGGGCTTGATCATTCTTCCGTGAGCGCTCCCTTCTCAAGCAGAGTCTGGATCAGCAAGGCCCCACCCCGCGCCGTGCGGGCCTTCTCGGCCGTGATGATGGCCCTCAGCTCCGCGACGGCCCGGTTGAGGTCGTCGTTGACGATCACGTAGTCGTAGGTGAGGCCCTCCCGGATCCACTCGGGGGCCTCGGCCAGACGCCGGGCGACCGCCTCCGGCGTCTCGGTACCCCGGGCGGCGATGCGCTGGCGCAGCGCCTCCAGCGAGGGCGGGAGGACGAACACGGAGACGGCGTCGGGGTAGTGCTCACGCACGGCCCTGGCGCCCACCCGGTCGATGTCCAGGATCACGTCCTGCCCCCGCGCCGTCACTTCCTCCACGTACGAGCGGGGGGTGCCGTAGTAGTTGCCGTAGACCTCGGCCCACTCCAGGAACTCGCCGGCGGCGATGCGGCGCTGGAACTCCTCGCGGGAGATGAAGTAATACTCCACGCCGTCCACCTCGCCGGGACGCTTGGGCCGGGTGGTGCAGGAGACCGAAAAGCGAATATCCGGATTTCCGGCCAGCAGGGCGCGGCAGATGGTGCCCTTCCCCACGGCCGACGGGCCCGTGACCACGATCAGGAGACCCCGTGGATTGCTGGGCATGGTTATGCTTCGCCCTCTTCTTCTGCGTCGTCGCTGATGCTGCTGGCTTCCTTGGCGGTGAGCCGGTTGGCCACGGTCTCGGGCTGAACGGCCGAGAGCACCACGTGGTCGGAGTCGGTGATGACGACCGCCCGCGTGCGCCGGCCGTATGTCGCATCGATCAGTGTTCCCTTGTCGCGCGCTTCGGAGATGATGCGCTTGATGGGGGCGGACTCCGGACTCACGATCGCAACGATCCGGTTCGCGGCAACGATGTTGCCAAAGCCGATGTTGACCAGCTTGATCTCTCCCACAGCCCGGGCCTCCCTCTTGCTTGCACCATTACTCGAGATTCTGTACCTGTTCCCTGATCTTCTCCAGCTCGCTCTTGGCCTCTACCACAGCCGCGGTGAGCACTGCGTCGTTGGCCTTGGAGCCGATGGTGTTGACCTCGCGCCCCAGCTCCTGCACCAGGAAGTCCAGCTTCCGGCCCACGGCCTCGTCGGACCGGAGCGCCTGCCGGAACTGGGCGATGTGGCTGGCCAGGCGCTGGGTCTCCTCGGTGATGTCCGCCCGGTCGGCGAACAGGGCGACCTCCTGGGCCAGCCGCTGCGGGTCCACCGGATTGGTGGGCGGCAGCAGCTCCTCCAGCCGGCGGGTCAGCCGCTGGCGGTACTCCTCGACGACCTCCGGCGCCCGGGCCGCCGCGGCGGCGCGGAAAGAGTCGATGCGGGCAATCCGCTGCTCCAGGTCGGCCGCCAGGGCCTCCCCCTCCCGCTCGCGCATCGCGATCAGCCGGGAGACCGCCTCGTCGAGGGCCGGTTCCATCACGGCCCAGATCTGCTCGTCGGTCACCGTCCCTTCCGAAACGGAGAGGACCTCGGGCAGTCTCGCCAGCGTATCGAGCGATATCTCCGGATTGCTCCCAATCTCTTCCGCTAGCTGCCTCAAAGCATTATAATACGCCAGGGCCAGGTTCTTGTCAACCTTTGCCTCCCTTGCCCCCGCCGAGGGTTCCCAGGCGACATATACCTCCAGCCGGCCGCGGTTCACCCGGCCGAGGATGCGCTTGCGGGCCGGGTCCTCCAGTGCGCTGAACTGGCGCGGCATGCGGAACACGACCTCGGAGAAGCGGTGGTTCACCGCCTTGATCTCCACCGTGATCTTGCCCGCCTCACCCTCGGCCTCGCCGCGGCCGAAACCGGTCATGCTGCGTACCAAACGCGTGGCGACCTCCTCTGCGGCGGGCACGCTGCCGCCCGCCGTTCTGTGTGAGACTTCATCAAGATCGGTTCGCTACTTCAAAAACCCCTTCCTCCTCAGCGTACCCAGGATTCTCCCCCGAAAGCCAGGAACCCCCTCCGCAGTCGCATTGCGGAGGGGGTCCGGCCTTCACGGCGTGGTCTCGACTCCCTGGCCGGGCGAGGTGGTGCCAGTCCCGCCGGCCCGGGTGCCCGGCGCCGGCATCCGGGTCGCGCCCGGAGTTGGCGCCCCGGGTGTCGGCGTGCCGGGTGTGGTCATGCCAGGCGTTCTCGTCCCGGGAGCGGTGGTTCCGGGAGCTGGCGTCCCCGGATTGGTCGTGCCGGGGGGCCGGGTGCCAGCCGGGGCGTTGGTGTTGAGCCTGCGGACGTCGGCCCCGGGGCCGGCCGAGGTCGCCCGCTGCGAGATGGCGGTCAGTTCGCCCATGAACTCCGTGATCGGGCGCCCGGAGCGCACGGCCGCCGTGATCTGGGCCAGACGGCTCCGGTCGTTTGCGTCGTTCACCACGCGGATGTCCGCCACCCGCGGGCAGGCGATGCGGATCCGCTCCACCGGGTTCAGCCGGTTGACGGCTGGCGAGCCGACCGCGCCGTACCGGGCCGCGGTCCCGGCGTTGGCACGGGTGCCTGCGGGCGTCCCGGTGCCCATCCGGGTCGCGGCGGCGCCGCCCGTGCCCGCAGCCGTGCGGTTGCCAACGGGCGCACCCGCGCCGGGAAGCGTGCCGGTGTCGGCGGTCCCGCCACCCACGTGCGTGCGGTTACCGGCGGCCGTTCCCGTACCCGCCATCGTGCGGTTGCCGGCTGTGGCCCCGGCGCCCGTGACCGTGCGGTTGCCCGGCGCGGTCGCTGCCCCCGCGCTCGTACCGCTGCCGTCGGCAGTCATCGGGGTGCCTGCGGCCGCGCCGATGCGGGTGTCGCCCAGGGTCGGATCCGTGCGGGGGGTCACGCCCGCCAGGGGCATGCCGTCATCGGTGCCCACGCCGGCGGCCGTGCCCGCCCCGGTCTGGGCATTGATGCCCGCCGCGATCCCGTTGCCGGTGCCCTGGCCCGCGCCGGTCGCCGCGCTGCCCGTGCGCGGGGCGGCAGGCGCAGGCGTGATCCGGGCCGTCCCGACGCCCGTGGTGCCGGTCACGGGGATGTTCTGGGACTCGCCGGGCAGGGCGACCAGGGCAACGTTGCCGATGATCAGGCCGTTGGCGGTGACGTTCCGGTTGATCCCGGTGACCGCACCGCCCCAGTAGGCGGCGGTGTCCACGGTGTTGCCCAGGGCCGCGGCGCACTGGTCGTTGTCGCCTGTGGTGGTGAAGACGGTGCTCTGGTTCAGTCGGTTCGCATTCTGCGGCTGGGCAGTACACCCGGCGGCCATGACCGCGGCCGCCGTGGCGAGGCCGAGCCACTTCGCAAGTGGTAAGCGCTTCACGGCCGATCTCCCTTCCTGCAGGACTTGCTGCGTGGCGTGCGCGGGCACGCCTGCATGCGCGACCTGCGGATAGGTTGACCGGAAACGGCGAACGCTATGCTTCCTCCTCGATGTGCACGCGTGCGCGCAGCGGCCGGCCGAACAGAATCAGGCGGCGGACGGCGACGATCACCTCGCCGGCGCTGGCCAGGAGCAGCACCACCAGCCACTGCCAGAGCTGAAGCGGCGCGGTGCCGAAGACTTTGGCCAGCGGCGGCCAGTAGACGGCCAGCAGCAGCGCGGTGACCGACGACGCCACGGCGGCGACGAGCCAGGGATTGGAAGAGAGCGGCGTCTCCCAGATCGCCCGCCGCTCGGAGCGGCAGTCGAACACGTGGATCAGCTGGGCGCAGACCAGGGTCGCCAGCGCCATGGTGCGGGCCGGGCCGAGGATCGCCGGGTCGTCGTACGGCGCCACCCCGGGCGTGCCCGGCAGGGCGAAGAAGGCGATGAGGAAGGCCGTGAGGGTGCCCAGGCCGATCAGCACCCCGCGCCCCAGCACCTTGATGCCCAGGCGGCGGGCGAAGACGCCCTCGTCGGGCCTGCGCGGCGGCCGGCGCATCACGTCGGGGTCTGTCGGGTCGACGCCCAGCGCCATCGCCGGCAGCCCGTCGGTGACGAGGTTGACGAACAGGATCTGGATCGGCAGGAGCGGCAGCGGCATGCGCATGATCGCGGCCAGGAACATCGTCAGGACCTCGCCGGTGTTGCAGGACAGGAGATAGCGGATGAACTTGCGGATGTTGTCGTAGATTCCCCGGCCTTCCTCCACGGCGGCGACGATCGTCGCGTAGTTGTCGTCGGCGAGGATCATGGCCGACGCCTCCTTCGTGACGTCGGTGCCCGTCCGGCCCATGGCGATGCCGATGTCGGCCTCCTTCACCGCCGGCGCGTCGTTGACCCCGTCGCCGGTCATCGCCACCACCTCGCCCAGCGCCTTGAGCGCCCGGACGATCTGCAGCTTGTGCTGCGGCGAGACCCGGGCGAAGACCCGGCACTCCTGCACCGCCTCGATGAGCTGCGAGTCGGTCATCCGGTCGAGGTCCCGCCCGGTCAGCGCCTGCCCGTTGGGCCCGACGATGCCCAGCTCCCGGGCCACGGCCAGGGCGGTGGCCGGGTGGTCGCCGGTGATCATCACCGTGCGGATGCCCGCCCGGCTGGCCTCCGCCACGGCCTTCTTCACCTCGGGCCGCGGCGGGTCGATCATGCCGAAGAGGCCCAGGAAGACCAGGTCCCGCTCCAGCAGCGCCGAGGCCTGGTCGGTGGTGAGTTCTCTCAGGTCCTCAAACCCCTGTCCCAGGGCGATCGGGTCCTCCCTCCGGGCCGGGAGCCCAGCCTCCTTGGCCGGCGCTTTCGCTCCCTTGGCCGGCGCCACAGCACCCGTGGCGGGCGCGCTTGCTCCCATAGCCGGGGCTCCCGTACCCGTGGCCGGCGCGCTTGCTCCCATGCCCGGCGCTCCCGTACCCGTGGCAGGCGCGCTTGCTCCCATGGCCGGCGCTCCCGTACCCGTGGCAGGCGCGCTTGCTCCGGGGGCTCCCGTACCCGTGGCAGGCGCCCCCGCTCCCTTGGCCAGCGGCCGGGGGCGGAAGGCGACGGCCAGGACCCGCAGGGCCTCGTCGGCCATGCGCTGGTTCTCGTCGAGGATCGCCTGGCGGTCCTCGTCGGTGAGGGGCACGATCCGCCCGTCCCGAAGGATGTGGGTGGAGAGCTCGAGGATCACGTCCGGCGCGCCCTTGACGTGCACCGTGACGCCGCCGGCCTCGTCGGCGGTGAGCACGCTCATCCGCCGCCGCTCCGACTCGAAGGGGACCTCGAGGAGCCGCGGGCACCGGTCGTGCAGGACGGCCAGGCGGTAGCCGCCCTTCTGCGCCGCCACGACCAGCGCGCCCTCCGTGGGGTCGCCCTGGATGGCGTACTCACCCTTCGCCGCTGCCCCGGCGACAGGTCGACTGAGCATCCCCGCTGCGCCCGGGCCGCCGCGGCCGCCCTTCCGCCTGCTGCGCCGGCTGGGTGCGACCTGGACCAGCCGGGCGTTGGAGCAGAGGGCCGCCGACTTCAGCGCCTGGGCCAGGTCGGGCTCCTCCTGCGCGCTCACGGGGACGTCCCCCCGGAGGAACTCGCCCGCCGGGCGGTAGCCGTCGCCGGTCACGACGTAGCGCCGGCCGCCCGCCCAGGCGGCCCGCACCATCATCTCGTTCTTGGTGAGGGTGCCGGTCTTGTCCGAGCAGATGACGGTGGCGCAGCCCAGGGTCTCCACCGCCTGGAGCTTCCGGACGATCGCGTTGCGCCGGATCATCCGCTGCACGCCGAGGGCGAGGGCGACGGTGACGATGGCCGGCAGCCCCTCGGGGATGGCGGCCACGGCCAGCGACACGCCCGCCAGGAAGAGCTGCGAGAGCCCGGAGCGGGTCAGCGCCTCCTCCCGCAGCAGGCCGGCCAGCACCACGATGGCGCAGACCGCCAGGCAGGCCGCCACCAGCCACTTGCCCAGCTGGGCCAGCCGCTTCTGCAGCGGCGTCTCCTCCTCGCCCACCTCCTGGATGAGGTTGGCGATGCGGCCCATCTCGGTCTGCATGCCGGTGGCGACCACGATGGCGGTCCCCCGGCCCCGGGTGGCGGTGGTGCCCATGTAGAGCATGTTGCGCCGGTCGCCCAGGGGGGCGTCGGGCCCGCCGGTCCAGGCCGCCGACTTGCGCACCGGCAGCGACTCCCCGGTGAGCGCCGACTCCTCCACCTCCAGGCCGGTCGCCTCCACCAGGCGGGCGTCCGCCGGGATGCGGTCGCCCGCCTCCAGCAGCACCAGGTCGCCGGGCACGAGGTCGCGCGCGGCGACCGTCATCTCCTGACCACCGCGCCGGACGCGGGCCGTGGGCGCCGTCAGGTCTTTCAGCGCCTCGAGTGAACGCTCAGCCCGGAACTCCTGCACGAAGCCGAGCACGGCGTTCAGGATCACGATCACGACGATGGTGATGGCATCCGCCGTCTCGCCCATGCCGTAGGAGATGGCGGTCGCCACCAGGAGCACGACGACCATGAAATCCTGAAACTGCGCCAGCAGGATGCGCCACCAGGGGACCCGGGGCGCCCCCGCCAGCAGGTTGGGGCCGAACTCGTCCAACCGCCGCCGGCACTCCATCTCGGAGAGGCCGGCGGCCGCGTCGCTTCCGAGGGCGGCAGAGACCTCGTCCGCCCCCATCTGGTGCCAGGGTTTCGACATGCGGGCTTCACCTCTGTCCAACCGTACGCTGGAGGACAGAGGGGTAGACCGGGCGCGCGGACAACCGCGCCTACCCCGGCCACGCGGCCGGGGTAGGCGGCCTAGCGCCTGCTCAACAGTCGTGAGAGCAGCCCGCGCCTTGCACCGTCAAAATCCAGCCGGATCACCGGCCCGGGGCGGTCCAGCACCGAGTTCGTGTGCCGGACGGGGATCTGCTCCGCATCCGAGCAGCCGAACGTGTCGCCGTCGTTCATTACGGGCCCGTGGGTGCAGAGGTAGTAGGCTGCGTCAAAGACCCTCCCGACCAGGTCAAACGGCTGCATGCGGCTCGAACTGCCCTCCACCTCCCGCACGCCAAACGCGTCAAGGCCGGAGGTCACCACGAACTGCTTGTCGGCGTCTCGCATCAGGATGAAGTTGACCCACAGCTGGAGCGGCAGGTCGTCCGTGGACGCCCCGGCCGCGTGCTCCCGGAAGTACTCGGCCGGCTGGATGACCCCCAGCGGCCCCCAGAGGACGGCCAGCGCGTCAGCAGCCTCGCTCAGCGCCGCGACAAAGTCAGTGAGCAGGAGGTGGCGGCGGATCGGGTCGCCCCAATCCCCCTGGAAGGCGACGATCAGATGGGCCCGATGCTGCCTGCAGACCTCAGTACCCTCGGGCCAGAACGCGTTCCGTGCGCAGGCGGCCTCCCACGCGGCCTGCGGGACCGGACCGGGGATCAGGCCCATCTTCACCGACTGGCCGTTCACGGTGAAGATGCGGCTGTCATCCGCCTGCCCCTCGACCGGGCCATCCCACCGCACGTGGTAGCGCTCTCCACAGCGGCTCTCCAGGCAGCTGGCGATGGCTTCCGGGTCTGGCATGGCCGGCTCACGCAGGAGCACCATGACGACGAGCGGTCGGTTGCGGCGATCCATTCCGGCACCTCCCAAGGGACCACTACCTGCCGAACAACCGTGACAGCAACCCGCGCCTTCCGGCGTCAAAATCGATCCGGATCACCGGACCGGGACGGTCCAGGACCGAGTCGGTGTGCCGGACGGGGATCCGCTCCCTCGCCGACCCGCCGACCGTGTCGCCGTCCTTCAGAACGGGGCCGTGGGTGCAGAGGTAGTGGGCGACGCAAAGGAGCCTGTCAAACAGTTCGTCCGGCTTCAGGCGGGCCGAACCGACCTCCACCTCCATCACCCCGAAGGCGTCCAGGCCAGTGGTCACCATGAAGAACTTGCCTTCATGCCTGACCGGCTCGAAGTCCACCCACAGCGGCAGCGGAAGGCTGTCCTCGGACGCCTTGGAAGCCAGCTCCCGGAAGAGTTCAGCCGACCGCAGCGCTCCGTGCCGCCCCCACAGGATCCCCAGCCCGTCCACCGCCTCGCTCACGGCGGCGACGAAGTCTGTGAACAGCAGGTGGCGGTCGATGGGGTCATCCTGATCCCACATGAGGCTGATGATCAGGTGGGCCCGGTGCTGCCGGAGGACCTTCGCAGCCTGGGGCCAGTACCGGTGGTTTGCGCAGCCCTCCTCCCAGTCGCCCGGCGGGATGGGCGCGCGCATCAGGGCGACGACGACCTGCCGGCCGTTCAAGGAGTAGAAGCGGGTGCCGTCCGCGGCCTCGTCCCACCTCAGCTCGTAGCGGCAGCTGGAGCGGGCCCTCAGGCGGGCGGCGACGGCTTTGGG comes from the Symbiobacterium terraclitae genome and includes:
- a CDS encoding DUF4261 domain-containing protein; this translates as MDRRNRPLVVMVLLREPAMPDPEAIASCLESRCGERYHVRWDGPVEGQADDSRIFTVNGQSVKMGLIPGPVPQAAWEAACARNAFWPEGTEVCRQHRAHLIVAFQGDWGDPIRRHLLLTDFVAALSEAADALAVLWGPLGVIQPAEYFREHAAGASTDDLPLQLWVNFILMRDADKQFVVTSGLDAFGVREVEGSSSRMQPFDLVGRVFDAAYYLCTHGPVMNDGDTFGCSDAEQIPVRHTNSVLDRPGPVIRLDFDGARRGLLSRLLSRR
- a CDS encoding YicC/YloC family endoribonuclease gives rise to the protein MVRSMTGFGRGEAEGEAGKITVEIKAVNHRFSEVVFRMPRQFSALEDPARKRILGRVNRGRLEVYVAWEPSAGAREAKVDKNLALAYYNALRQLAEEIGSNPEISLDTLARLPEVLSVSEGTVTDEQIWAVMEPALDEAVSRLIAMREREGEALAADLEQRIARIDSFRAAAAARAPEVVEEYRQRLTRRLEELLPPTNPVDPQRLAQEVALFADRADITEETQRLASHIAQFRQALRSDEAVGRKLDFLVQELGREVNTIGSKANDAVLTAAVVEAKSELEKIREQVQNLE
- the rpoZ gene encoding DNA-directed RNA polymerase subunit omega, whose protein sequence is MIKPSLDQLMDLVDSKYTLVILAARRARDLQDGKPKLVESQSNKPVTIALEELGAGKLFFERGKPTQLG
- a CDS encoding DUF4261 domain-containing protein produces the protein MDKQNSPLMAMMFLREPVEPDPKAVAARLRARSSCRYELRWDEAADGTRFYSLNGRQVVVALMRAPIPPGDWEEGCANHRYWPQAAKVLRQHRAHLIISLMWDQDDPIDRHLLFTDFVAAVSEAVDGLGILWGRHGALRSAELFRELASKASEDSLPLPLWVDFEPVRHEGKFFMVTTGLDAFGVMEVEVGSARLKPDELFDRLLCVAHYLCTHGPVLKDGDTVGGSARERIPVRHTDSVLDRPGPVIRIDFDAGRRGLLSRLFGR
- the gmk gene encoding guanylate kinase, with the protein product MPSNPRGLLIVVTGPSAVGKGTICRALLAGNPDIRFSVSCTTRPKRPGEVDGVEYYFISREEFQRRIAAGEFLEWAEVYGNYYGTPRSYVEEVTARGQDVILDIDRVGARAVREHYPDAVSVFVLPPSLEALRQRIAARGTETPEAVARRLAEAPEWIREGLTYDYVIVNDDLNRAVAELRAIITAEKARTARGGALLIQTLLEKGALTEE
- a CDS encoding HAD-IC family P-type ATPase, with protein sequence MSKPWHQMGADEVSAALGSDAAAGLSEMECRRRLDEFGPNLLAGAPRVPWWRILLAQFQDFMVVVLLVATAISYGMGETADAITIVVIVILNAVLGFVQEFRAERSLEALKDLTAPTARVRRGGQEMTVAARDLVPGDLVLLEAGDRIPADARLVEATGLEVEESALTGESLPVRKSAAWTGGPDAPLGDRRNMLYMGTTATRGRGTAIVVATGMQTEMGRIANLIQEVGEEETPLQKRLAQLGKWLVAACLAVCAIVVLAGLLREEALTRSGLSQLFLAGVSLAVAAIPEGLPAIVTVALALGVQRMIRRNAIVRKLQAVETLGCATVICSDKTGTLTKNEMMVRAAWAGGRRYVVTGDGYRPAGEFLRGDVPVSAQEEPDLAQALKSAALCSNARLVQVAPSRRSRRKGGRGGPGAAGMLSRPVAGAAAKGEYAIQGDPTEGALVVAAQKGGYRLAVLHDRCPRLLEVPFESERRRMSVLTADEAGGVTVHVKGAPDVILELSTHILRDGRIVPLTDEDRQAILDENQRMADEALRVLAVAFRPRPLAKGAGAPATGTGAPGASAPATGTGAPAMGASAPATGTGAPGMGASAPATGTGAPAMGASAPATGAVAPAKGAKAPAKEAGLPARREDPIALGQGFEDLRELTTDQASALLERDLVFLGLFGMIDPPRPEVKKAVAEASRAGIRTVMITGDHPATALAVARELGIVGPNGQALTGRDLDRMTDSQLIEAVQECRVFARVSPQHKLQIVRALKALGEVVAMTGDGVNDAPAVKEADIGIAMGRTGTDVTKEASAMILADDNYATIVAAVEEGRGIYDNIRKFIRYLLSCNTGEVLTMFLAAIMRMPLPLLPIQILFVNLVTDGLPAMALGVDPTDPDVMRRPPRRPDEGVFARRLGIKVLGRGVLIGLGTLTAFLIAFFALPGTPGVAPYDDPAILGPARTMALATLVCAQLIHVFDCRSERRAIWETPLSSNPWLVAAVASSVTALLLAVYWPPLAKVFGTAPLQLWQWLVVLLLASAGEVIVAVRRLILFGRPLRARVHIEEEA
- the remA gene encoding extracellular matrix/biofilm regulator RemA — encoded protein: MGEIKLVNIGFGNIVAANRIVAIVSPESAPIKRIISEARDKGTLIDATYGRRTRAVVITDSDHVVLSAVQPETVANRLTAKEASSISDDAEEEGEA